The proteins below are encoded in one region of Mauremys reevesii isolate NIE-2019 linkage group 15, ASM1616193v1, whole genome shotgun sequence:
- the RAB37 gene encoding ras-related protein Rab-37 isoform X6: protein MQNKVVAVDGVKVKLQIWDTAGQERFRSVTHAYYRDAQALLLFYDITSKMSFDNIRAWLTEIHEYAQKDVVIMLLGNKADVSSERVIRMEDGESLAREYGVPFMETSAKTGMNVELAFLAIAKELKQRAVQQPDEPRFQIQDYIESQKKKSSCCSFMYQIKPTLQRTDASDTSISKHFISCLPVNFVGLILTPPKSVGVLPLRLKGAGAGPMCKFLNQHCCPYASFCPFFRPVSTGINVKTLIQFDGTGSSPLSIKSKSP, encoded by the exons AATAAAGTCGTGGCAGTGGACGGTGTGAAAGTAAAATTGCAG ATCTGGGACACGGCAGGGCAGGAGCGATTTCGTAGTGTGACCCACGCCTACTACAGAGATGCCCAGG CTTTGCTCCTCTTTTATGACATCACCAGCAAAATGTCCTTTGACAATATTCGG GCCTGGCTCACAGAGATACACGAATATGCCCAAAAGGATGTGGTCATTATGTTGTTAGGCAATAAG GCTGATGTGAGCAGCGAGAGAGTCATCAGGATGGAGGATGGAGAGTCACTAGCCAGG GAATACGGAGTGCCTTTCATGGAGACCAGCGCCAAGACGGGCATGAACGTGGAGCTGGCATTTCTGGCCATTGCCAA AGAACTCAAGCAGCGAGCTGTGCAGCAGCCGGACGAGCCCAGGTTCCAGATTCAGGACTACATAGAGTCACAGAAGAAAAAGTCCAGCTGCTGTTCCTTCAT GTATCAGATTAAACCCACTCTGCAAAGAACTGATGCCTCAGACACCTCGATCAGCAAACACTTTATATCGTGCTTGCCTGTGAATTTTGTGGGCTTGATCTTGACCCCTccaaaatcagtgggagttttgccactgaggttaaagggagcaggagcaggccctatGTGTAAGTTTTTAAATCAACACTGCTGCCCCTATGCTTCATTTTGCCCTTTCTTTAGACCTGTTTCTACTGGCATCAATGTCAAAACTCTCATTCAATTTGATGGAACAGGATCAAGTCCTTTGTCAATAAAATCAAAGTCACCCTAG